In Helianthus annuus cultivar XRQ/B chromosome 9, HanXRQr2.0-SUNRISE, whole genome shotgun sequence, the following are encoded in one genomic region:
- the LOC110876176 gene encoding uncharacterized protein LOC110876176 yields the protein MILSFVDIISNLSKLEFTTLDISGNNYVPWTLDAKIHLTANNLGETIIDGNQTSPQDKAKATIFLRHHLHEDLKREYLTVEDPLELWTNIKERFDHQKLVLLPKPRYEWLHLRPQDFKTVSEYNTALFRITSELKLCGEKITDEDMLGKTFSTFHASNMLLSQYYRERKFTKYSELILCLLVAEENNKLLLQNHQLRPAGASPFPEANVANYQSRRGRGRGRGPSRGRGRG from the coding sequence ATGATTCTTTCATTTGTAGATATaatatcaaatttatcaaaacTTGAATTCACCACACTTGATATCTCGGGTAACAACTACGTCCCATGGACTCTTGATGCTAAAATTCATTTGACAGCAAATAATTTGGGTGAGACAATTATTGATGGTAATCAAACTTCACCTCAAGATAAAGCGAAAGCTACGATATTCCTCCGCCATCATCTTCACGAAGATCTAAAGCGGGAATATTTAACTGTTGAGGACCCCCTTGAATTATGGACAAATATCAAAGAACGttttgaccaccagaagttggtctTACTCCCCAAACCCCGCTATGAATGGCTTCATTTACGACCACAGGATTTTAAGACTGTCAGTGAATATAATACTGCCTTGTTCCGCATTACCTCTGAGTTAAAATTATGTGGTGAAAAAATAACCGATGAAGACATGCTTGGAAAAACCTTCTCAACGTTCCATGCCTCAAATATGCTCCTATCGCAGTACTACCGGGAACGCAAATTTACTAAATATTCTGAATTGATATTATGTCTTCTGGTCGCGGAGGAAAACAACAAGCTCCTACTACAAAACCATCAATTGCGACCCGCCGGTGCAAGCCCATTCCCTGAAGCGAATGTGGCCAATTATCAAAGCAGACGAGGTAGAGGTAGAGGCCGCGGCCCCAGCAGAGGTCGTGGTCGTGGTTGA